The Bradysia coprophila strain Holo2 unplaced genomic scaffold, BU_Bcop_v1 contig_70, whole genome shotgun sequence genome contains a region encoding:
- the LOC119083901 gene encoding uncharacterized protein LOC119083901 — translation MKFALLIFAAGLALVEPHGYVHTPLSRTSIFRRPNEFPAAQQPFWWDDTGVWCGNVQQNQQYSTCGRCGDAPGNTHAQQGGRYDKGIITGTYNAGQVINAIVEFTANHRGGFMFELCPQVTENNNCFQRLNINSADRGVRDNNWACSGGDHQNGQMRVAIQLPAGVRCTRCTLRWTYRTSYPPAPDACWNPNNAQTFRNCVDIRIN, via the exons ATGAAGTTCGCATTACTTATCTTCGCTGCTGGGCTCGCCCTTGTTGAACCACACGGTTACGTGCACACTCCACTCTCCAGAACGTCTATTTTCCGTAGACCAAACGAGTTCCCTGCAGCTCAACAACCCTTCTGGTGGGACGACACAGGTGTATGGTGCGGaaatgttcaacaaaatcaacaatacTCCACTTGCG GACGTTGCGGTGATGCCCCAGGAAACACTCATGCCCAACAAGGAGGTAGATACGACAAAGGTATCATCACTGGAACATACAACGCTGGACAGGTCATCAACGCTATTGTTGAATTCACTGCCAATCATCGTGGTGGTTTCATGTTCGAACTTTGCCCACAAGTGACTGAGAACAACAACTGCTTCCAACGTCTTAACATCAACAGCGCCGATAGAGGAGTCCGAGACAACAACTGGGCCTGCTCAGGTGGCGACCACCAAAACGGACAAATGCGTGTTGCCATTCAATTGCCAGCTGGTGTCCGATGCACAAGATGCACACTCCGTTGGACATACAGAACTTCATACCCACCAGCACCAGATGCATGCTGGAATCCAAACAACGCTCAGACCTTCAGAAACTGCGTCGATATCAGAATCAACTAG
- the LOC119083902 gene encoding uncharacterized protein LOC119083902: MKFALLIFAAGLALVEPHGYVHTPLSRTSIFRRPNEFPAAQQPFWWDDTGVWCGNVQQNQQYSTCGRCGDAPGNTHAQQGGRYDKGIITGTYNAGQVINAIVEFTANHRGGFMFELCPQVTENNNCFQRLNINSADRGVRDNNWACSGGDHQNGQMRVAIQLPAGVRCTRCTLRWTYRTSYPPAPDACWNPNNAQTFRNCVDIRIN; the protein is encoded by the exons ATGAAGTTCGCATTACTTATCTTCGCTGCTGGGCTCGCCCTTGTTGAACCACACGGTTACGTGCACACTCCACTCTCCAGAACGTCTATTTTCCGTAGACCAAACGAGTTCCCTGCAGCTCAACAACCCTTCTGGTGGGACGACACAGGTGTATGGTGCGGaaatgttcaacaaaatcaacaatacTCCACTTGCG GACGTTGCGGTGATGCCCCAGGAAACACTCATGCCCAACAAGGAGGTAGATACGACAAAGGTATCATCACTGGAACATACAACGCTGGACAGGTCATCAACGCCATCGTTGAATTCACTGCCAATCATCGTGGTGGTTTCATGTTCGAACTTTGCCCACAAGTGACTGAGAACAACAACTGCTTCCAACGTCTTAACATCAACAGCGCCGATAGAGGAGTCCGAGACAACAACTGGGCCTGCTCAGGTGGCGACCACCAAAACGGACAAATGCGTGTTGCCATTCAATTGCCAGCTGGTGTCAGATGCACAAGATGCACACTCCGTTGGACATACAGAACATCATACCCACCAGCACCAGATGCGTGCTGGAATCCAAACAACGCTCAAACCTTCAGAAATTGCGTCGATATCAGAATCAACTAG